From Mesotoga sp. Brook.08.105.5.1, one genomic window encodes:
- a CDS encoding type IV toxin-antitoxin system AbiEi family antitoxin domain-containing protein — protein sequence MRLELFFEESPVFTTHELKEFLKKNEAKSLENYSVLLNYHVKRGRVLKICRGLYAVVPLNQKVEQFAPDSFLIAAKRTEDAILAYHTAQEFNGNTYSLFSTRTFLTMKSVHPLVFREIEYIPTHPSQNLLRSDNYFLLTEQVDIKGINVLITSRERTFADMLDRPNLCGGIEEVWRSLKMTEYLNTENLLKYLRALDNSTTSAKVGFFLQRHPKITDNDQTLLRELKKMIPVSPHYFDRSRVDRARLVKEWNLVIPEYILNERWEEQ from the coding sequence GTGAGATTAGAACTTTTTTTTGAAGAATCACCGGTCTTCACGACTCATGAACTAAAAGAATTTCTGAAGAAGAATGAAGCGAAGAGTCTTGAGAACTACAGCGTTCTTCTGAATTATCACGTTAAGAGAGGCCGTGTCCTCAAAATCTGTCGTGGTCTCTACGCAGTGGTGCCCCTTAACCAGAAGGTAGAACAATTCGCCCCTGATTCATTTCTCATTGCGGCAAAGAGAACGGAGGATGCGATTCTTGCTTATCATACGGCTCAGGAATTCAATGGGAATACCTACTCGCTTTTCAGTACCAGAACATTCTTGACTATGAAGAGTGTGCATCCTTTAGTTTTCAGGGAAATCGAATACATACCGACTCACCCCTCTCAGAACCTGCTTCGCTCAGACAACTACTTCCTACTCACAGAACAAGTGGATATAAAAGGTATAAACGTTCTTATAACCAGCAGAGAAAGAACGTTTGCAGATATGCTCGATAGACCCAATCTATGTGGCGGAATTGAAGAGGTCTGGCGTTCCCTCAAAATGACCGAGTATCTAAACACCGAAAACCTGCTGAAGTATCTGAGAGCACTTGACAACTCTACCACGAGTGCCAAAGTCGGCTTCTTCTTACAAAGACATCCGAAAATCACAGACAATGACCAGACTCTACTGAGAGAACTGAAAAAAATGATCCCAGTTTCGCCGCATTACTTTGATCGATCACGAGTTGACAGAGCAAGGTTGGTAAAGGAATGGAATCTCGTAATTCCTGAATACATATTGAATGAAAGGTGGGAAGAACAATGA